A single genomic interval of Nomascus leucogenys isolate Asia chromosome 3, Asia_NLE_v1, whole genome shotgun sequence harbors:
- the IL20RA gene encoding interleukin-20 receptor subunit alpha isoform X4, with amino-acid sequence MSYSGLHQRVFRELKLLTLCSISSPEKWKRNPEDLPVSMQQIYSNLKYNVSVLNTKSNRTWSQCVTNHTLVLTWLEPNTLYCVHVESFVPGPPRRAQPSEKQCARTLKDQSSEFKAKIIFWYVLPVSVTVFLFSVMGYSIYRYIHVGKEKHPENLILIYGNEFDKRFFVPAEKIVINFITLNISDDSKISHQDMSLLGKSSDVSSLNDPQPSGNLRPPQEEEEVKHLGYASHLMEIFCDSEENTEGTSLTQQESLSRTIPPDKTVIEYEYDVRTTDICAGPEEPELSLQEEVSTQGTLLESQAVLAILGPQTLQYSDTPQLQDLDPPAGEHTDSEEGPEEEPSTTLVDWDPHTGRLCIPSLSSFNHDSEGCEPSEGVGLGEEGLLSRLYEEPAPDRPPGENETYLMQFMEEWGLYVQMEN; translated from the exons ATGTCCTACAGTGGACTCCACCAGAGGGTCTTCAGGGAGTTAAAGTTACTTACACTGTGCAGTATTTCAT CTCCAGAGAAGTGGAAGAGAAATCCAGAAGACCTTCCTGTTTCCATGCAACAAATATACTCCAATCTGAAGTATAATGTGTCTGTGTTGAATACTAAATCAAATAGAACG TGGTCCCAGTGTGTGACCAACCACACACTGGTGCTCACCTGGCTAGAGCCGAACACTCTTTACTGCGTCCACGTGGAGTCCTTCGTCCCAGGGCCCCCTCGCCGtgctcagccttctgagaagcaGTGTGCCAGGACTTTGAAAG atcaATCATCAGAGTTCAAGGCTAAAATCATCTTCTGGTATGTTTTGCCCGTATCTGTTAccgtgtttcttttttctgtgatgGGCTATTCCATCTACCGATATATCCACGTTGGCAAAGAGAAACACCCAGAAAATTTG ATTTTGATTTATGGAAATGAATTTGACAAAAGATTCTTTGTGCCTGCTGAAAAAATCGTGATTAACTTTATCACCCTCAATATCTCGGATGATTCTAAAATTTCTCATCAGGATATGAGTTTACTGGGAAAAAGCAGTGATGTATCCAGCCTTAATGATCCTCAGCCCAGCGGGAACCTGAGGCCCcctcaggaggaagaggaggtgaaACATTTAGGGTATGCTTCGCATTTGATGGAAATTTTTTGCGACTCTGAAGAAAACACGGAAGGTACTTCCCTCACCCAGCAAGAGTCCCTCAGCAGAACAATACCCCCGGATAAAACAGTCATTGAATATGAATATGATGTCAGAACCACTGACATTTGTGCGGGGCCTGAAGAGCCGGAGCTCAGTTTGCAGGAGGAGGTGTCCACGCAAGGAACATTATTGGAGTCGCAGGCAGTGTTGGCAATCTTGGGCCCGCAAACGTTGCAGTACTCAGACACCCCTCAGCTCCAAGACTTAGACCCCCCGGCGGGGGAGCACACAGACTCAGAGGAGGGGCCAGAGGAAGAGCCATCGACAACCCTGGTCGACTGGGACCCCCATACTGGCAGGCTGTGTATTCCTTCACTGTCCAGCTTCAACCACGACTCAGAGGGCTGCGAGCCTTCTGAGGGGGTTGGGCTCGGGGAGGAGGGTCTTCTCTCTAGACTCTATGAGGAACCGGCTCCAGACAGGCCACCAGGAGAAAATGAAACCTATCTCATGCAATTCATGGAGGAATGGGGGTTATATGTGCAAATGGAAAACTGA
- the IL20RA gene encoding interleukin-20 receptor subunit alpha isoform X3, which produces MSYSGLHQRVFRELKLLTLCSISSQIGPPEVALTTDEKSISVVLTAPEKWKRNPEDLPVSMQQIYSNLKYNVSVLNTKSNRTWSQCVTNHTLVLTWLEPNTLYCVHVESFVPGPPRRAQPSEKQCARTLKDQSSEFKAKIIFWYVLPVSVTVFLFSVMGYSIYRYIHVGKEKHPENLILIYGNEFDKRFFVPAEKIVINFITLNISDDSKISHQDMSLLGKSSDVSSLNDPQPSGNLRPPQEEEEVKHLGYASHLMEIFCDSEENTEGTSLTQQESLSRTIPPDKTVIEYEYDVRTTDICAGPEEPELSLQEEVSTQGTLLESQAVLAILGPQTLQYSDTPQLQDLDPPAGEHTDSEEGPEEEPSTTLVDWDPHTGRLCIPSLSSFNHDSEGCEPSEGVGLGEEGLLSRLYEEPAPDRPPGENETYLMQFMEEWGLYVQMEN; this is translated from the exons ATGTCCTACAGTGGACTCCACCAGAGGGTCTTCAGGGAGTTAAAGTTACTTACACTGTGCAGTATTTCAT CACAAATTGGCCCACCAGAGGTGGCACTGACTACAGATGAGAAGTCCATTTCTGTTGTCCTGACAGCTCCAGAGAAGTGGAAGAGAAATCCAGAAGACCTTCCTGTTTCCATGCAACAAATATACTCCAATCTGAAGTATAATGTGTCTGTGTTGAATACTAAATCAAATAGAACG TGGTCCCAGTGTGTGACCAACCACACACTGGTGCTCACCTGGCTAGAGCCGAACACTCTTTACTGCGTCCACGTGGAGTCCTTCGTCCCAGGGCCCCCTCGCCGtgctcagccttctgagaagcaGTGTGCCAGGACTTTGAAAG atcaATCATCAGAGTTCAAGGCTAAAATCATCTTCTGGTATGTTTTGCCCGTATCTGTTAccgtgtttcttttttctgtgatgGGCTATTCCATCTACCGATATATCCACGTTGGCAAAGAGAAACACCCAGAAAATTTG ATTTTGATTTATGGAAATGAATTTGACAAAAGATTCTTTGTGCCTGCTGAAAAAATCGTGATTAACTTTATCACCCTCAATATCTCGGATGATTCTAAAATTTCTCATCAGGATATGAGTTTACTGGGAAAAAGCAGTGATGTATCCAGCCTTAATGATCCTCAGCCCAGCGGGAACCTGAGGCCCcctcaggaggaagaggaggtgaaACATTTAGGGTATGCTTCGCATTTGATGGAAATTTTTTGCGACTCTGAAGAAAACACGGAAGGTACTTCCCTCACCCAGCAAGAGTCCCTCAGCAGAACAATACCCCCGGATAAAACAGTCATTGAATATGAATATGATGTCAGAACCACTGACATTTGTGCGGGGCCTGAAGAGCCGGAGCTCAGTTTGCAGGAGGAGGTGTCCACGCAAGGAACATTATTGGAGTCGCAGGCAGTGTTGGCAATCTTGGGCCCGCAAACGTTGCAGTACTCAGACACCCCTCAGCTCCAAGACTTAGACCCCCCGGCGGGGGAGCACACAGACTCAGAGGAGGGGCCAGAGGAAGAGCCATCGACAACCCTGGTCGACTGGGACCCCCATACTGGCAGGCTGTGTATTCCTTCACTGTCCAGCTTCAACCACGACTCAGAGGGCTGCGAGCCTTCTGAGGGGGTTGGGCTCGGGGAGGAGGGTCTTCTCTCTAGACTCTATGAGGAACCGGCTCCAGACAGGCCACCAGGAGAAAATGAAACCTATCTCATGCAATTCATGGAGGAATGGGGGTTATATGTGCAAATGGAAAACTGA
- the IL20RA gene encoding interleukin-20 receptor subunit alpha isoform X1 encodes MRAPGRPALRPLLLPPLLLLLLAAPWERAVSCVSGGLPKPANITFLSINMKNVLQWTPPEGLQGVKVTYTVQYFIYGQKKWLNKSECRNINRTYCDLSAETSDYEHQYYAKVKAICGTKCSKWAESGRFYPFLETQIGPPEVALTTDEKSISVVLTAPEKWKRNPEDLPVSMQQIYSNLKYNVSVLNTKSNRTWSQCVTNHTLVLTWLEPNTLYCVHVESFVPGPPRRAQPSEKQCARTLKDQSSEFKAKIIFWYVLPVSVTVFLFSVMGYSIYRYIHVGKEKHPENLILIYGNEFDKRFFVPAEKIVINFITLNISDDSKISHQDMSLLGKSSDVSSLNDPQPSGNLRPPQEEEEVKHLGYASHLMEIFCDSEENTEGTSLTQQESLSRTIPPDKTVIEYEYDVRTTDICAGPEEPELSLQEEVSTQGTLLESQAVLAILGPQTLQYSDTPQLQDLDPPAGEHTDSEEGPEEEPSTTLVDWDPHTGRLCIPSLSSFNHDSEGCEPSEGVGLGEEGLLSRLYEEPAPDRPPGENETYLMQFMEEWGLYVQMEN; translated from the exons TTTCCTGTGTCTCTGGTGGTTTGCCTAAACCTGCAAACATCACCTTCTTATCCATCAACATGAAGAATGTCCTACAGTGGACTCCACCAGAGGGTCTTCAGGGAGTTAAAGTTACTTACACTGTGCAGTATTTCAT ATATGGGCAAAAGAAATGGCTGAATAAATCAGAATGCAGAAATATCAATAGAACCTACTGTGATCTTTCTGCTGAAACTTCTGACTACGAACACCAGTATTATGCCAAAGTTAAGGCCATTTGCGGAACAAAGTGTTCCAAATGGGCTGAAAGTGGACGGTTCTATCCTTTTTTAGAAA CACAAATTGGCCCACCAGAGGTGGCACTGACTACAGATGAGAAGTCCATTTCTGTTGTCCTGACAGCTCCAGAGAAGTGGAAGAGAAATCCAGAAGACCTTCCTGTTTCCATGCAACAAATATACTCCAATCTGAAGTATAATGTGTCTGTGTTGAATACTAAATCAAATAGAACG TGGTCCCAGTGTGTGACCAACCACACACTGGTGCTCACCTGGCTAGAGCCGAACACTCTTTACTGCGTCCACGTGGAGTCCTTCGTCCCAGGGCCCCCTCGCCGtgctcagccttctgagaagcaGTGTGCCAGGACTTTGAAAG atcaATCATCAGAGTTCAAGGCTAAAATCATCTTCTGGTATGTTTTGCCCGTATCTGTTAccgtgtttcttttttctgtgatgGGCTATTCCATCTACCGATATATCCACGTTGGCAAAGAGAAACACCCAGAAAATTTG ATTTTGATTTATGGAAATGAATTTGACAAAAGATTCTTTGTGCCTGCTGAAAAAATCGTGATTAACTTTATCACCCTCAATATCTCGGATGATTCTAAAATTTCTCATCAGGATATGAGTTTACTGGGAAAAAGCAGTGATGTATCCAGCCTTAATGATCCTCAGCCCAGCGGGAACCTGAGGCCCcctcaggaggaagaggaggtgaaACATTTAGGGTATGCTTCGCATTTGATGGAAATTTTTTGCGACTCTGAAGAAAACACGGAAGGTACTTCCCTCACCCAGCAAGAGTCCCTCAGCAGAACAATACCCCCGGATAAAACAGTCATTGAATATGAATATGATGTCAGAACCACTGACATTTGTGCGGGGCCTGAAGAGCCGGAGCTCAGTTTGCAGGAGGAGGTGTCCACGCAAGGAACATTATTGGAGTCGCAGGCAGTGTTGGCAATCTTGGGCCCGCAAACGTTGCAGTACTCAGACACCCCTCAGCTCCAAGACTTAGACCCCCCGGCGGGGGAGCACACAGACTCAGAGGAGGGGCCAGAGGAAGAGCCATCGACAACCCTGGTCGACTGGGACCCCCATACTGGCAGGCTGTGTATTCCTTCACTGTCCAGCTTCAACCACGACTCAGAGGGCTGCGAGCCTTCTGAGGGGGTTGGGCTCGGGGAGGAGGGTCTTCTCTCTAGACTCTATGAGGAACCGGCTCCAGACAGGCCACCAGGAGAAAATGAAACCTATCTCATGCAATTCATGGAGGAATGGGGGTTATATGTGCAAATGGAAAACTGA
- the IL20RA gene encoding interleukin-20 receptor subunit alpha isoform X2 encodes MKNVLQWTPPEGLQGVKVTYTVQYFIYGQKKWLNKSECRNINRTYCDLSAETSDYEHQYYAKVKAICGTKCSKWAESGRFYPFLETQIGPPEVALTTDEKSISVVLTAPEKWKRNPEDLPVSMQQIYSNLKYNVSVLNTKSNRTWSQCVTNHTLVLTWLEPNTLYCVHVESFVPGPPRRAQPSEKQCARTLKDQSSEFKAKIIFWYVLPVSVTVFLFSVMGYSIYRYIHVGKEKHPENLILIYGNEFDKRFFVPAEKIVINFITLNISDDSKISHQDMSLLGKSSDVSSLNDPQPSGNLRPPQEEEEVKHLGYASHLMEIFCDSEENTEGTSLTQQESLSRTIPPDKTVIEYEYDVRTTDICAGPEEPELSLQEEVSTQGTLLESQAVLAILGPQTLQYSDTPQLQDLDPPAGEHTDSEEGPEEEPSTTLVDWDPHTGRLCIPSLSSFNHDSEGCEPSEGVGLGEEGLLSRLYEEPAPDRPPGENETYLMQFMEEWGLYVQMEN; translated from the exons ATGAAGAATGTCCTACAGTGGACTCCACCAGAGGGTCTTCAGGGAGTTAAAGTTACTTACACTGTGCAGTATTTCAT ATATGGGCAAAAGAAATGGCTGAATAAATCAGAATGCAGAAATATCAATAGAACCTACTGTGATCTTTCTGCTGAAACTTCTGACTACGAACACCAGTATTATGCCAAAGTTAAGGCCATTTGCGGAACAAAGTGTTCCAAATGGGCTGAAAGTGGACGGTTCTATCCTTTTTTAGAAA CACAAATTGGCCCACCAGAGGTGGCACTGACTACAGATGAGAAGTCCATTTCTGTTGTCCTGACAGCTCCAGAGAAGTGGAAGAGAAATCCAGAAGACCTTCCTGTTTCCATGCAACAAATATACTCCAATCTGAAGTATAATGTGTCTGTGTTGAATACTAAATCAAATAGAACG TGGTCCCAGTGTGTGACCAACCACACACTGGTGCTCACCTGGCTAGAGCCGAACACTCTTTACTGCGTCCACGTGGAGTCCTTCGTCCCAGGGCCCCCTCGCCGtgctcagccttctgagaagcaGTGTGCCAGGACTTTGAAAG atcaATCATCAGAGTTCAAGGCTAAAATCATCTTCTGGTATGTTTTGCCCGTATCTGTTAccgtgtttcttttttctgtgatgGGCTATTCCATCTACCGATATATCCACGTTGGCAAAGAGAAACACCCAGAAAATTTG ATTTTGATTTATGGAAATGAATTTGACAAAAGATTCTTTGTGCCTGCTGAAAAAATCGTGATTAACTTTATCACCCTCAATATCTCGGATGATTCTAAAATTTCTCATCAGGATATGAGTTTACTGGGAAAAAGCAGTGATGTATCCAGCCTTAATGATCCTCAGCCCAGCGGGAACCTGAGGCCCcctcaggaggaagaggaggtgaaACATTTAGGGTATGCTTCGCATTTGATGGAAATTTTTTGCGACTCTGAAGAAAACACGGAAGGTACTTCCCTCACCCAGCAAGAGTCCCTCAGCAGAACAATACCCCCGGATAAAACAGTCATTGAATATGAATATGATGTCAGAACCACTGACATTTGTGCGGGGCCTGAAGAGCCGGAGCTCAGTTTGCAGGAGGAGGTGTCCACGCAAGGAACATTATTGGAGTCGCAGGCAGTGTTGGCAATCTTGGGCCCGCAAACGTTGCAGTACTCAGACACCCCTCAGCTCCAAGACTTAGACCCCCCGGCGGGGGAGCACACAGACTCAGAGGAGGGGCCAGAGGAAGAGCCATCGACAACCCTGGTCGACTGGGACCCCCATACTGGCAGGCTGTGTATTCCTTCACTGTCCAGCTTCAACCACGACTCAGAGGGCTGCGAGCCTTCTGAGGGGGTTGGGCTCGGGGAGGAGGGTCTTCTCTCTAGACTCTATGAGGAACCGGCTCCAGACAGGCCACCAGGAGAAAATGAAACCTATCTCATGCAATTCATGGAGGAATGGGGGTTATATGTGCAAATGGAAAACTGA